The genomic region ATATGGAACTACGCGACAACCGCGTCACCTTCTTTGTCCGAGAGCTCGCCCGCGGCAAGCATTCGGTTAGCTACCGGCTGCGCGCCGAAATCCCCGGCCAATTTAGCGCACTACCCGCGATCGCTAGCGCGATGTATGCGCCGGAACTCAAGGGTAATAGCGACGAAATCAAGCTAAAAATTGCCGATTGAGCCAATTTTTTTTACTGGGCCGACGAGGCGATTATCCAAGTGAATTTCTTGGCCGTGACCTCGCCGAGCCAAGGCTGGGCCTCGTTGGCACTCAAAACCAGGGGGGAATGGCTACCCCCTTCTCAAAGAGACGCGATCAAACGGCGTTCCAAGCGACTGCCCACGACGGCTTAAGTAACGTTTCGGTCAGAAATGTCGTGTCACCTACCGCTTCCATGGTCCAGTGAATAGAATTGAGTTCGAAATCATCCGCGGAATTTGCGCAACTCACCGTCGCTGCTCTCGTCTATGCCATTGCCGCAGGTTGTTATCGTCGGTCGCCCAAACGTCGGCAAGTCGAGCCTGTTCAACTGGCTCGCAGGTCGGCGGCTGGCTATTGTCGATTCGACGGCCGGAGTCACTCGCGACCGGCTCACTTACCTGATGGATGAGCAGGGGATGTTTTTTGAGCTGGTGGATACTGGCGGCATGGGGTTCGATGACCCTGATAAGCTCACGCCGCAAATCGAAGAGCAAATCAACTCGGCACTGGAAGACGCGGCGGTGATCTTGTTTGCGGTTGACGCCCGCGATGGTTTGACGCCGGCCGACGAAGACATTTCGCGACGACTGCGGTATCTCGAAACGCCGATCGTTTGCGTCGCCAATAAAGCCGATGATGCGTCGATCGATCCCAACGCCGACGAGTTCTACAAGCTCGGTCGCGGCAAACTCATCTGCACCAGTACACTGCAAAATCGCAACCGGCAGGAGTTGCTCGATATGATCCTCGAGCGCCTTCCGCCGACGCTCGACGAAGACGCGGCCCCCGACGAGACGGAAATGAAGCTGGCGATTGTCGGTCGGCGCAATGTCGGAAAGAGCACGTTCGTGAACACGCTGGCCAAGGCGCCCCGGGTGATCGTCAGCGAAGTTCCCGGAACAACACGGGACAGCATCGACGTGCATTTTCAAATGGACGGCAAGACGTTCATGGCGATTGATACGCCCGGACTTAAGCGCACGCGGAGCATCGCCAGCGACATCGAGTTCTACAGTCTGCACCGCGCGCAGCGCAGCATTCGCCGCGCCGACGTCGTGATGTTGTTCTTTGAACCGACGCAGCGGATCAGCAAGGTCGACAAGCAACTTTGCGACTACATTGCCCGCCAATATAAGCCGTGCATCTTTGTCATCAACAAGTGGGATCTGTACATTGAAACGATGCCCACCGAAAAATGGGTGCAATATCTGCACGATACGTTCCGTACGATGTGGCACGTGCCGATCGCGTTCATCACGGGCCAAACCGGCAAAAACGTCAAGGCCCTGCTCAACCACGCTCAAGTGCTCTACAAGCAATCGCGCCGCCGCGTGGCGACGGCCGACCTTAATAAGCTGGTGCGCGCCGCGATCGAAGCCAACCAGCCGCCGGTCTATCAAGGCCGCCAACCCAAAATCTACTACGCCACTCAAGTCGGCATCGAGCCGCCGACGATCGTGCTGTTTTGCTCGAACCCTGGAGCGATTCCAGAAACGTATCGGCGATATTTGCTCGGCGTATTCCGCGAGCGCCTGCCGTTCCGCGAAGTGCCGATTAAGCTCTACCTGCGTCGACGCGAAGAGCGCGACCGCCCGCCGCCGGGAGTAACGCTCGAGGATGAGCCGTCGGCGGTGGCAGAATCTTGAGTTCGCTTCAGATTTTGGCCCGCAATCACTTCCCGGTTTTATCCGGATTCGTGGATAGCGAGGTAGCTTCCCGTTGGCAGGTGGTCATTAAAAGTGGATTTTCATGATTTGCTTGTTCTAGTCCGCATTTCTCACTGAATCCATAGAAAAAGGCTGCACGATTTGGCGTAAGGTGTTTACCCAAAATCAACACGGAGGCTGCCCAACGGAAATTCGCGAAGCCTACCGCCGGACCAAATCCAATGGGCGCAAAAAAAGACCCGCGGGGCCTGGCTGAGCCGCCGCGGGTCTCTATCAAGTCAATCTAGTAGTTTGCTTTGCCTTTGCGGTCTCTTTGTGCAGAACACATTGAGCCGCGAGTCAGGATTGCTCTTGAGTCAGGGCA from Pirellulales bacterium harbors:
- the der gene encoding ribosome biogenesis GTPase Der, whose amino-acid sequence is MPLPQVVIVGRPNVGKSSLFNWLAGRRLAIVDSTAGVTRDRLTYLMDEQGMFFELVDTGGMGFDDPDKLTPQIEEQINSALEDAAVILFAVDARDGLTPADEDISRRLRYLETPIVCVANKADDASIDPNADEFYKLGRGKLICTSTLQNRNRQELLDMILERLPPTLDEDAAPDETEMKLAIVGRRNVGKSTFVNTLAKAPRVIVSEVPGTTRDSIDVHFQMDGKTFMAIDTPGLKRTRSIASDIEFYSLHRAQRSIRRADVVMLFFEPTQRISKVDKQLCDYIARQYKPCIFVINKWDLYIETMPTEKWVQYLHDTFRTMWHVPIAFITGQTGKNVKALLNHAQVLYKQSRRRVATADLNKLVRAAIEANQPPVYQGRQPKIYYATQVGIEPPTIVLFCSNPGAIPETYRRYLLGVFRERLPFREVPIKLYLRRREERDRPPPGVTLEDEPSAVAES